The genomic interval ATTTCCGTTCACCCCACCTAAAATTGTAAATTTTCCCACCCTAAGACCAGCACTGCCTAACCCCCTTTACTGCCTAGCTTATTCTACACAAAGGACACCCTATAACAAAGAGGGGCTGCTTGATTCCAGCATAATATAGAGTCATGAGCACAGTATATGGTTGATGAGCTAGAAGGTAGGAATTTTGAGGACTAGATCATAGTCCTGGAAACCAGTCTGAAGAGCTCAGGTGTGTCGTAGAAGAGATTAAGGGTTTCTGAGTAGGGTGTAAGAGGATGacagggtttgttgttgttgttgttttatttttggctgcattgggtctttgttgctgtgcgcgggctttctctagttgcagcgagctggggctactcttcgttgcggtgcatgggcttctcattgcggtggcttctcttgttgcggagcatggactctaggtgcatgggcttcagtagctgtggcacatgggctcagtagttgtggctcacgggctctagagcacaggctcagtagttgtggtgcacaggcttcagtagctgtggcacatgggctcagtagttgtggctcgcgggctctagagcacaggctcagtagttgtggtgcacggacagttgctccgcagcatgtgagatcttcccagaccagggctggaacccatgtcccctgcattggcaggcagatttttaaccactgcaccactagggaagtcccaggatgacTGGGTTTAATGACAATTAGTCTGGTAAGGGTATTTAGGATGACTGGGAAGAAGAATAGCTCAGAGTCAGAACAGCAAGGAGGCTGTTACAGTTATCTAAACAGGAAGCGGTGAGGTTCTATAGTAACAGAAATGTAAAGAAAGGGAAGTATATAGGGGACATTTAGCAGAAGTGACAGAATTTGATTATCCATGAATgatgaagaagaaatggaagggtggattggatggatagatggatggaggTTTCTCCCACCACATACATACCTCAGAGTCATTATAACTTTACTTTTCTCAATGCATCTATGTCCTCATCTGCTCTCTTTGAGATTATGCCTCCGTTTCATCCTCTAAGCCTAACACTAGAAATATCATAGACCCAAAGTTCCTCAAGAGCCCTCTCAGTCACATTGCGTAGTTCTTTCTCCTTACTttgttccccacccccattcttgCTGGTGGTGATCCTCTTCCTAATCTTTTCTGTTGTATCTGCTCATCCTCGGATGTctgtttcctctctctgccaACCACTGCATAAATAACTTGCTTTtaccaatttttctttcttttatatcctCATCCATCAGTCCTCTAATTCCAAAGGCCACACATTTTTAGAGTGGCCAAATGAAGTACTAATAGGTAACCATCTTGCGTGTACctcaaagttttattttctatcagCTCAGCAAACAGGTATTTACccctttattttttcatcattattttagaTAATGAGAGTGAAAACAGTGGATCCGTGCCAAAGCTGGAAATTTATGAGAGAATGGAATCGCAGAGAATTATATCAGGAAGAATTTCAGGATTTGTGTCAGAAGGATCTGCTGAGCCTCAAGACATCTGTAAGTCTAAAGGCAGGTTAAAGAGACAACAGGAAAAAGAATCAGGGGAGTCTCAAAAACCATCATCAGCTCAGGATGGAGGTTTTAGTAAAATCCTCACCCACAAAAATACACTTACAGGTGAAATAATAAGCCATGATTGTTGTGAGAGAAGCTTAAATCTGAACTCAAATGAATTTTCACACCAGAAATCTTGTAAACACAGTACCTATGACCAAAGTTTCAAATGGAATTCAGATTTTATTAAGCATCAAAGAATTTATGCTGGAGAAAAAATCCACCACTATGGAAAATCTCTCAAGAGCCCAAACCTTATTAAACATGCAGCAATTTTCAGTGGAGAGAAAACCCATCagtgtaatgaatgtgggaaagctttcagACACAGCTCAAAACTTATTAGGCATCagagaatccacactggagagagaCCTTATGAATGTAATGAGTGTGGGAAAGGCTTTGGGGGGAGCTCAGATCTTATTAGACACCAGAGGATTCACACTGGGGAAAGACCCTTTGAATGCAAAGAATGTGGGAGAGCATTCAGCCTGAACTCACATCTTATCctgcatcagagaattcacaccagagagaaaccctatgaatgtagtgaatgtgggaaaaccttcagAGTGAGCTCACACCTTATTCGACACCTgagaatccacactggagagaaaccctatgaatgcagTGAGTGTGGGAGAGCCTTCAGTCAGAGCTCACACCTTAGtcaacatcagagaattcacaagAGGGAAAACCTATTAATGTAAAGAACTTAAATtcataaggaaatagaaaaacgTGAAAAACATTgaataaaagataaatactggGTGAGATGAATGACTGTAAGACCAATGtctctttattctctctctcattctcagtTTTCTGTTCTGCATATGATCTTCACCTCTGTGTGTCTGCTTTCTGTGAGACAGTGGTTGTACCTCTTCCGTTGACTGCTAAAATCAAACCAAAATAGCAGAATTTGGGGGAGGCTAATAAATGGGTTAGTCTatggcaatgaaaataaaaaagagaacgcTCTTGGGAAATAACCATGATTACAGTGTGGGGGGAAGAAGATTCAGGTAAAGAGACTGATCATCAACTCTAGTTAATGATTCTCCACAAGAGGAGGTAGGCTAAGCCCAGGAGTGGAATAGCTTGAGCAACGTACTGCAGAACAGTTCTTTTGGAAGATTCCTTTAAAGAATGAAGACACAGCACAACTAAATTAGATAGTCATGTCAAACAAGAGGACATATGCAGTGGTGGCATTCCAATATGTAAGCCAAAATCTGTGTTCAGAGGTCATGCCAGGAAGTGAACAACTGGAAGAGCATTTAAAGCAAGAGACCATAATCCAGAGATTCAAATAAGACAGGAGGGGAATAGAAGCAAATTAGGCAAGAGCTAGGGTTAGAGGTAAGGAAAGGTGTTCAAATTGAACTAAACCTTAGAATTTGGAGGAGATACACAGTAGTATAACTGGGATTTTACTGCCACGTACGCTGTGGGGTTTTTGGCACCTTCCTGGGTAGGTGGATAGAGAGTGTAGTTCTGGGGAGCTCTCTTGACAGAAATAGGGTTCTCTGGCTACTGACAATTGTGGAAGAGGGCTGAAGGAATTAGTACTAAAAATATAGGTCCCGAAACTTTATTTCATCGCTGCTGGCTGCTATTCTCTCCAAAAAAGACCTAGAGGAGAGTGTAGAAAGGGTAGGTATCTGAGAGAAGAGTGGAGAGGAATCTGCAACAAGTTGGAACTCTACCAATGATTTCAGTATATAAAGGTGAATCCTGCTCTACTTGTTTTACCTTTTAGATGAGGCTCATTTGAActaatatgagaaataaaaacatatttaaggtCTAAATATTCTATAGTATATAATGCTTTTATATGAAAACTCTGGCTAGAAACAGAACTCCCATATGAGAAGTATAATCTAATGAACAAAATTTTCCACTAAGAGGCTTTATAAAAAAAAGTCttagcatttatttttcaatgacCTTGAACTAGAAATGTCCTGATAGGATCTAAATAACCCAATATTTGTTTTAAGGTAATGTTGAACCTATAGTTTCTATTTACAGGCACTGTGCTGATAAAACCTGTCTCATGATTGTACAAATGctgttatttttaccattttattttattttatttcccattttatagttgagaaaactgagctgTAAAGTATCTGGCACAAGAACACATAGTAAATGGTGGAAGCGGGATATAAACACACATACTATTCCAGTGCCCTAGTTCTTAACCTTAACCTTCACTATGTCACTGACAGTATGACAACGggatataaaattagaaaagatagtactggggaattccctggttgcccaatggttaggacttggtgctttcactgcaggggggccgggattcaatccctggtccgggaaacaAGATCCCGCAAGGCGCTCGGCGCAGCAACACAATTTTAAAGTTAGGGGGAAGGGGTTTGTATATCACCCTTTTAGAACACTAATTcaccatacattttaaaatcaaggcGGCAGCAGGGACCTGGTAGGCTAGGCAGCGACTTTGCCCTGAAGGCCCCGAGAGACTACCACGAAGACTACCGCCCGCCTGGTTAGCGGGCATTTGGGCTTGCGTGGCCCGGGGGCTGTTGCCCAGGGTTTCAGGGCTTCTGTTGAGTTTCAGGAACAGGATTCCAGAGGTGAAGGCGGCAGCTACAGGAAGGGGCTGCGACTTCAGATTGCCCCCCCTCACACCacgccacacacatgcacactcacacacctgTTTATGTTGCTAGTGAACATCTGCACACCATTTGATCATTTACTGATCATGATCAGAAGTCTTATCTGTAGATTTATTTGTAGTAGAAAACACCAGCATGCTTGGTTTGGTATTTCTGATTTCATCCCTTTGTGGCCAAGCTTCACATTGTTTCCAAATTATAAATTGTATTGTTTGTCTTGCCAAGTTTGTGCTTTCTGTCACATGTGACAAAATTCACCAGAATTGTCAGTTTTccttttgaattaatattttattggttCATTCAATGAGTTTCAAGATGACTAGTCTTCTTTTAACCTCAGTTAAAGATTTCAGTAACCCTTGGCATTTCTCTACGTTAGTAATGATTTATTTTGCCTTAGGAATGACCCCAACACATCAGCCCCAGGGACAATCCCCTTGAAGCAGAGACTGCCATATACCCCCAACCCTTGGAGTAAGAGTTTACTCAAACTGTCATAGGCCATACTGGCTGCAGCTTTGGCTATTAAATACCAAAAGGAACAGAATAGTCTCCTGACAGTAAAAGAGGAGGACAACACTACTGTGGGAGCAAGGCTGCAAACCTTCAGTCTCTACTCACCCTGACTAGATATATTAGTCTCCGTGTTTCTACTTCCTCTTGAGGATGGAATAAGACTGTGCACATTCTTTGTCTATTGTACGCCCTGAGAACTGTTCCCTAAGATGTCTTTCTAAGGTATTAACTCTTGTTCAGTCATTGAGTCTTTCACACCCCAACCATATCTTGTTTCCAGGCTGTAGCCAGTGCCTGTGGAATGGGAGTGCATTCCG from Delphinus delphis chromosome 10, mDelDel1.2, whole genome shotgun sequence carries:
- the ZNF165 gene encoding zinc finger protein 165 isoform X1, coding for MTTESKKAAAQNLQEDEELLIVKIEEEDFVWKQDTCLQRSDTFSQELCRQLFRQFCYQDSPGPREALNRLRELCCQWLKPETHTKEQILELLVLEQFLTILPGDLQAWVHERYPETGEEAVTILEDLERGTDEAVLQIPVCGHGQELFRRKVAPPGPPLSVQFQPVNTKVLHGASEPQLLLDRDNESENSGSVPKLEIYERMESQRIISGRISGFVSEGSAEPQDICKSKGRLKRQQEKESGESQKPSSAQDGGFSKILTHKNTLTGEIISHDCCERSLNLNSNEFSHQKSCKHSTYDQSFKWNSDFIKHQRIYAGEKIHHYGKSLKSPNLIKHAAIFSGEKTHQCNECGKAFRHSSKLIRHQRIHTGERPYECNECGKGFGGSSDLIRHQRIHTGERPFECKECGRAFSLNSHLILHQRIHTREKPYECSECGKTFRVSSHLIRHLRIHTGEKPYECSECGRAFSQSSHLSQHQRIHKRENLLM